The following proteins come from a genomic window of Nothobranchius furzeri strain GRZ-AD chromosome 1, NfurGRZ-RIMD1, whole genome shotgun sequence:
- the LOC139072210 gene encoding spectrin alpha chain, non-erythrocytic 1-like isoform X2 — translation MSDLSAYGSSIQALKEQAQSCRDLKANESRLRDINKVASELESEGLMAEEAPMVQAQQQEHLGSAPGKDEADSNPGFPQESSAARYCSSTS, via the exons atgtcggacctgtcggcttacggcagcagcatccaggccctgaaggagcaggcccagtcctgcagg gacctgaaggccaacgagtcccgcctgagggacatcaacaaggtggcatctgaactggagtcagaaggtctgatggctgaggaggctcctatggttcaggctcag caacaagaacatctgggttctgctcctggaaag gatgaagccgactctaaccccggctttccacaggagtcgtcagcagcacgttactgcagcagcacgtcatag
- the LOC139072210 gene encoding spectrin alpha chain, non-erythrocytic 1-like isoform X1, with amino-acid sequence MLGSAHDVQRFHRDADETKEWIEEKNQALNTDNYGHHLASVQALQREHEGFERDLAALGDKVRFPDRYQDPSCLWRHVLHGSGDSTPAVPDQRSAGCFPI; translated from the exons atgctgggcagcgcccatgatgtgcagcgcttccacag agacgctgatgagaccaaagagtggatcgaggagaagaaccaggccctgaacacagacaactacggccaccacctggccagcgttcaggctctgcagcgtgaacatgaaggctttgagcgtgacctggcagctctgggtgataaggtccgctttcctgatcggtaccaggacccgagttgtctctggagacacgttcttcatggttctggtgactccaccccagccgttcctgatcagcgatcagcggggtgctttcctatttaa